A part of Rhipicephalus microplus isolate Deutch F79 chromosome 8, USDA_Rmic, whole genome shotgun sequence genomic DNA contains:
- the LOC119165244 gene encoding trypsin alpha-3 yields the protein MKMIRHPEFDAAKFLHDIAILLVDNEFVYGNNAKPICVPSAPVNIFNSDVVVAGWGFLSQDGQAVDYLRYTVVKVVPNARCADKFQHTGYRQDLMYCAYRLNTDACQGDSGGPMMTRIEDGRYLQVGIVSYGIGCALDDMPGVYARLEALVPWLMEFIGAYDRYRDLNMEDIPPSSK from the exons ATGAAGATGATTCGCCATCCCGAATTTGATGCCGCCAAGTTTCTCCATGACATAGCCATACTCCTG GTAGACAACGAATTCGTGTATGGAAACAACGCAAAGCCGATTTGTGTTCCGTCTGCACCCGTGAATATATTCAACTCCGACGTCGTCGTCGCTGGTTGGGGCTTTCTTTCTCAAG ATGGCCAAGCAGTGGATTATCTTCGGTACACAGTCGTCAAGGTTGTCCCTAATGCACGTTGCGCCGACAAGTTCCAGCACACCGGCTATCGGCAGGATCTTATGTACTGTGCGTACAGGCTCAACACCGATGCTTGTCAG GGCGACTCCGGAGGTCCCATGATGACGCGAATAGAAGATGGCCGCTACCTTCAAGTGGGCATCGTATCGTACGGCATCGGGTGTGCGCTGGACGACATGCCGGGAGTGTACGCGCGTCTCGAAGCCCTCGTTCCCTGGTTAATGGAGTTCATCGGTGCCTACGACCGCTACAGGGACCTCAACATGGAGGACATACCGCCGTCGTCTAAATAG